The following coding sequences lie in one Oncorhynchus gorbuscha isolate QuinsamMale2020 ecotype Even-year linkage group LG10, OgorEven_v1.0, whole genome shotgun sequence genomic window:
- the gjb9a gene encoding gap junction protein beta 9a yields the protein MNWSALESLLSGVNKYSTVFGRVWLSMVFVFRVMVFVVAAQRVWGDESKDFVCNTRQPGCTNVCYDSIFPISHIRLWALQLIFVTCPSLMVMAHVKYREGKDSKYASQHQGSHLYANPGKKRGGLWWTYLVSLIFKAVVDAAFLYILYYIYHGYDMPRLSKCALEPCPNTVDCYISRPTEKKIFTIFMVVSSAICIFVCILEMFYLLGKRLQKVLKVRQANKRLLFAECHEVTNIAPPRSSYIRVDPTIGSQQNISRQKKAEEAAATSL from the coding sequence ATGAACTGGTCAGCACTAGAGAGCCTACTCAGCGGGGTCAACAAGTACTCCACTGTGTTTGGCCGTGTGTGGCTGTCCATGGTGTTTGTGTTCCGTGTCATGGTGTTCGTGGTTGCCGCCCAGCGTGTGTGGGGAGACGAGAGCAAGGACTTTGTGTGCAACACCAGGCAGCCCGGCTGCACCAATGTCTGTTATGACAGCATCTTCCCCATCTCACACATCCGCCTGTGGGCCCTCCAGCTCATCTTCGTCACCTGTCCATCTCTCATGGTCATGGCTCACGTCAAGTATCGTGAGGGGAAGGATTCAAAGTATGCTTCCCAGCACCAGGGCTCTCACCTGTACGCCAACCCAGGGAAGAAACGTGGAGGCCTGTGGTGGACCTACCTGGTCAGCCTGATCTTCAAGGCCGTGGTTGACGCAGCCTTCCTTTACATTCTCTACTACATCTACCATGGCTATGACATGCCACGTCTCTCCAAGTGTGCCCTGGAGCCTTGCCCAAACACAGTGGACTGCTACATATCCAGGCCCACGGAGAAGAAGATCTTCACCATCTTCATGGTGGTCTCCTCAGCCATCTGCATCTTCGTGTGCATCCTGGAGATGTTCTATCTGTTGGGCAAGCGGTTACAGAAGGTGCTTAAAGTACGGCAGGCCAACAAGAGACTTCTCTTCGCTGAGTGCCATGAGGTGACCAACATCGCTCCGCCGAGGTCATCGTATATCAGGGTAGATCCAACTATTGGGAGCCAGCAGAACATCAGCAGACAGAAGAAGGCAGAGGAGGCTGCTGCCACAAGTCTGTAA